Genomic DNA from Klebsiella variicola:
ACTACGCGGGATCCGGCGGCCTGGTAATGAATACCCTCTCCTGTGTCGACCTGGCGCTGTGGGATCTGTTCGGGAAAGTGGTTGGCCTGCCGGTCTACAAACTGTTGGGCGGGGCGGTGCGCGACGAAATCCAGTTCTATGCCACCGGCGCGCGTCCGGACCTGGCGCAGGAGATGGGCTTTATCGGCGGCAAAATGCCCACCCACTGGGGGCCGCACGATGGCGACGCCGGGATCCGCAAAGACGTCGCCATGGTGGCGGATATGCGTGAAAAGTGCGGCCCGGATTTCTGGTTAATGTTGGACTGCTGGATGAGCCAGGACGTTAACTATGCCACCAAACTTGCCCATGCCTGCGCCCCTTATAACCTCAAGTGGATCGAAGAGTGCCTGCCGCCGCAGCAGTATGAAGGCTATCGCGAGCTGAAGCGCCAGGCGCCGGCCGGGATGATGGTGACCAGCGGCGAGCACCACGGCACACTGCAGTCCTTCCGCACCCTGTCGGAAACCGGCATCGATATTATGCAGCCCGACGTCGGCTGGTGCGGCGGCTTAACCACCCTGGTGGAGATCGCGGCCATTGCCAAAGCGCGCGGGCAGCTGGTGGTGCCCCACGGCTCGTCGGTTTACTCCCATCATGCGGTGATCACCTTCACCAACACGCCGTTCAGCGAGTTTCTGATGACCAGCCCGGACTGCGCCACGC
This window encodes:
- the rhmD gene encoding L-rhamnonate dehydratase, with amino-acid sequence MTLPKIKHVRAWFTGGATAEQGAGGGDYHDQGANHWIDDHIATPMSKYKEYEQSRQSFGINVLGTLIVEVEADNGQTGFAVSTAGEMGCFIVEKHLNRFIEGKCVSDIKLIHDQMLNATLYYAGSGGLVMNTLSCVDLALWDLFGKVVGLPVYKLLGGAVRDEIQFYATGARPDLAQEMGFIGGKMPTHWGPHDGDAGIRKDVAMVADMREKCGPDFWLMLDCWMSQDVNYATKLAHACAPYNLKWIEECLPPQQYEGYRELKRQAPAGMMVTSGEHHGTLQSFRTLSETGIDIMQPDVGWCGGLTTLVEIAAIAKARGQLVVPHGSSVYSHHAVITFTNTPFSEFLMTSPDCATLRPQFDPILLGEPVPERGRIHKSVLDKPGFGVELNRDCNLKRPYQH